From Parambassis ranga chromosome 9, fParRan2.1, whole genome shotgun sequence, the proteins below share one genomic window:
- the LOC114441186 gene encoding histone H1 → MSSPAVPLPPAAPAKPPAKAAKKKKAGPTVSTLILKAVTASGARGGISLAALKKALKAGGYDVVKNKVRIAAAIKRLVAKKALVQTKGKGASGSFKLSKTPKKPKKKVVKKKKPKAKKAKKATAKKAAGAKKSPKKKKAKSPKKAKKPAAAKKPAAAKKPKKAKKPKSPKKAKVAKAPKAPKAPKAAAKK, encoded by the coding sequence ATGTCCTCTCCTGCAGTACCTTTGCCGCCGGCAGCTCCAGCCAAGCCTCCTGCAAAGGCagccaagaagaagaaagctgGTCCCACTGTGTCAACCCTGATACTGAAGGCTGTGACCGCTTCCGGGGCCCGTGGTGGCATTTCCCTCGCTGCTCTAAAGAAAGCTCTGAAGGCCGGAGGATATGATGTGGTGAAGAACAAAGTCAGGATTGCCGCTGCCATCAAACGCTTGGTGGCCAAGAAAGCTCTGGTCCAGACCAAAGGCAAGGGGGCATCGGGTTCCTTCAAGCTCAGCAAAACACCCAAAAAGCCAAAGAAGAAggtggtgaagaagaagaagccaaagGCGAAGAAGGCCAAGAAGGCCACCGCCAAGAAAGCAGCAGGTGCCAAGAAGTCCccaaagaaaaagaaggcaaaGAGTCCTAAGAAAGCCAAGAAACCTGCCGCAGCCAAGAAGCCCGCTGCCGCTAAGAAGCCAAAGAAAGCCAAGAAGCCTAAGAGCCCTAAGAAGGCCAAGGTCGCTAAGGCTCCTAAGGCTCCTAAGGCCCCCAAGGCTGCTGCCAAGAAATGA
- the tspan36 gene encoding tetraspanin 36 has product MDCGIITSKTILLFLSLVFWAAGGALAYVGAYVIKSYDNFDSFIQDKYTLIPAAIIIGVSVVMFIFGLVGCCATIRESKFGLSFFFLIIMVIFAAEVAALVFSIIYQGKINADLGRSMNVVFSNYGGEDAETKAVDLLQTQLSCCGVNNYTSWSNTTWFASHNNTVPLSCCKNGTTGCTGRLNQPDLLNLEGCQGALQHLLQDVLSYAMLVILGFAVIKFFGMLSVCVITCKTGSRRSGYQPLYA; this is encoded by the exons ATGGACTGCGGGATCATCACGTCCAAgaccatcctcctcttcctcagcttgGTGTTTTGG gctgcaggaggagcgtTGGCCTATGTTGGAGCCTATGTGATCAAGAGCTATGACAACTTTGACAGTTTCATTCAGGACAAATACACGCTGATCCCAGCGGCTATCATCATCGGGGTCAGCGTGGTGATGTTCATTTTCGGTCTGGTTGGATGCTGTGCTACAATCCGCGAGTCCAAGTTCGGCCTCAGCTTT TTCTTTCTGATCATCATGGTGATCTTTGCTGCTGAAGTTGCTGCTTTGGTGTTTAGCATCATTTACCAAGGAAAG ATAAATGCGGATCTGGGACGCTCTATGAATGTCGTTTTTTCAAACTATGGTGGAGAGGACGCCGAGACCAAAGCTGTGGACTTACTGCAGACTCAG TTGAGCTGCTGCGGTGTTAACAATTACACCAGCTGGTCCAACACTACCTGGTTTGCCAGCCACAACAATACAGTGCCTCTGTCCTGCTGTAAAAACGGCACCACTGGCTGTACTGGCAGACTGAATCAACCGGACCTGCTTAACCTGGAG GGCTGTCAAGGCGCACTGCAGCACCTCCTACAGGACGTGTTGAGTTATGCAATGCTGGTCATTCTTGGTTTTGCTGTCATCAAG ttCTTCGGAATGCTGAGCGTATGCGTAATCACCTGTAAAACTGGAAGCCGGAGGAGTGGCTACCAGCCTCTCTATGCCTGA